One Vanessa atalanta chromosome 6, ilVanAtal1.2, whole genome shotgun sequence genomic window carries:
- the LOC125064511 gene encoding peptidyl-prolyl cis-trans isomerase H, whose product MPTWNQIQSQLRNPNNPVVFFDVTVGTTEIGRMIFELFADVVPKTSENFREFCTGEYRRDGVPLGYKGATFHRVIKDFMIQGGDFVNGDGTGVMSIYGGSTFADENFVLKHDSPGLLSMANSGKDTNGCQFFITCAKCNFLDNKHVVFGRVIDGLLVMRKIENVPTGPNNKPKIPVTISQCGQM is encoded by the exons ATGCCTACTTGGAACCAAATTCAATCTCAATTGAGAAACCCAAATAACCCTGTTGTGTTTTTTGATGTTACTGTCGGAACtacg GAAATAGGTCGAATGATTTTTGAGCTATTTGCTGATGTAGTGCCAAAAACCAGTGAAAATTTTAGGGAATTTTGCACCGGTGAATACCGTCGAGATGGTGTTCCTCTAGGATATAAAGGAGCTACATTTCACCGAGTAATTAAGGATTTCATGATTCAAGGTGGAGATTTTGTTAAT GGTGATGGAACAGGAGTAATGAGTATTTATGGAGGAAGTACTTTTGCAGATGAAAACTTTGTGCTTAAACATGATTCACCAGGACTCTTGTCTATGGCTAACAGTGGCAAAGATACAAATGGATGCCAATTCTTCATCACATGTGCAAAGTGTAACTTCTTAGATAATAAGCATGTTGTGTTTGGAAGAGTAATAGATGGTTTACTAGTTATGAGGAAAATTGAAAATGTACCTACTGGTCCAAACAACAAACCAAAAATACCAGTAACAATATCTCAGTGTGGACAAATGTGA